In the Chlamydiales bacterium STE3 genome, one interval contains:
- a CDS encoding putative Skp-like protein (Product derived from UniProtKB/Trembl:D6YWN8;Gene name derived from UniProtKB/Trembl:D6YWN8), with the protein MKRISFKILKMSALLVSSYMLMAAAPTESASTTTQKALKIGMINFKRCVEDSKIGKQEQDTFEAMKKKLEDVLEEKDKELSALAEKLNDPDQLDLMSAEAETELKRKFRALSQEMSQMQTQYYQSLQQTNFKIVQGLSENVGTAAEQVAKEENYDLLLNDEGAFFYNKALDVSSKVTAKMDQLFDEESKAIAPTK; encoded by the coding sequence ATGAAAAGGATTTCTTTTAAAATTTTAAAAATGTCTGCGTTATTAGTGTCATCCTACATGCTGATGGCTGCAGCCCCTACTGAAAGTGCTTCGACAACAACACAAAAAGCGCTTAAGATCGGAATGATCAACTTTAAAAGATGCGTGGAAGACTCCAAGATCGGCAAGCAAGAGCAAGACACTTTCGAGGCGATGAAGAAGAAGCTCGAAGATGTCCTTGAAGAAAAAGATAAGGAATTGAGCGCATTAGCAGAAAAGCTGAATGATCCTGACCAATTAGATTTGATGTCTGCTGAAGCAGAAACTGAGCTAAAGCGTAAATTTAGAGCATTGAGCCAAGAAATGAGCCAAATGCAAACACAATATTACCAATCTTTACAACAGACAAACTTCAAAATTGTTCAAGGACTATCCGAAAATGTAGGAACAGCTGCAGAACAAGTTGCTAAAGAGGAAAATTATGATCTTCTTCTTAATGATGAAGGTGCATTTTTCTACAACAAAGCTTTAGATGTTTCTTCAAAAGTGACCGCCAAAATGGACCAGCTATTTGACGAAGAATCCAAAGCAATCGCTCCAACTAAGTAA